A single window of Bombus pascuorum chromosome 1, iyBomPasc1.1, whole genome shotgun sequence DNA harbors:
- the LOC132911768 gene encoding serine/threonine-protein kinase tricornered isoform X5 encodes MYNSELLKTVWTKIGQMCSYITCAKSYLSGVLEMAATESTIRFSGHTLDKATKAKVTLENYYSNLIAQHIERKQRLAKLEESLKDESLSEQQKQEKRLQHAQKETEFLRLKRSRLGVEDFEPLKVIGRGAFGEVRLVQKKDTGHVYAMKILRKADMLEKEQVAHVRAERDVLVEADHQWVVKMYYSFQDPINLYLIMEFLPGGDMMTLLMKKDTLSEECTQFYISETALAIDSIHKLGFIHRDIKPDNLLLDARGHIKLSDFGLCTGLKKSHRTDFYRDLSQAKPSDFMTSCGSGSGGAMDSKRRAESWKRNRRALAYSTVGTPDYIAPEVFLQTGYGPACDCWSLGVIMYEMLIGYPPFCSENPQETYRKVMNWRETLVFPPEVPISEEAKDTIIRFCCEADRRLGAQRGIEELKLAPFFRGVDWEHIRERPAAIPVEVRSIDDTSNFDEFPDVKLEIPSAPMPQDGEVIYKDWVFINYTFKRFEGLTQRGTPTKK; translated from the exons ATGTACAATTCGGAATTGTTGAAGACCGTGTGGACGAAGATAGGACAAATGTGCAGCTACATTACCTGTGCCAAGTCTTATCTTTCGG GGGTGCTGGAGATGGCGGCCACAGAGAGCACGATCCGTTTCAGCGGCCATACATTGGACAAAGCTACAAAGGCCAag GTAACGTTGGAGAATTACTACAGTAATCTGATAGCTCAGCACATCGAGCGAAAGCAAAGGCTGGCGAAATTAGAGGAATCGTTGAAAGACGAAAGTCTGTCGGAACAACAGAAGCAGGAGAAACGGTTGCAGCATGCTCAGAAGGAAACTGAATTTCTTCGTTTGAAACGTTCCCGACTCGGCGTCGAAGATTTCGAGCCTCTCAAAGTTATCGGCAGAGGTGCTTTCGGAGAG GTAAGACTCGTGCAAAAGAAGGATACCGGACACGTATAtgcgatgaaaattttaagaaaagcCGACATGCTGGAAAAAGAGCAAGTGGCGCACGTCAGGGCGGAAAGAGACGTCCTAGTGGAAGCGGATCATCAATGGGtcgtaaaaatgtattatagcTTTCAAGAtcctataaatttgtatttaatcaTGGAGTTTCTTCCAGGCG GTGACATGATGACGTTGCTGATGAAGAAAGATACGCTTTCCGAAGAGTGCacgcaattttatatttcggaGACAGCGTTAGCGATCGACTCTATACATAAACTGGGATTTATTCATAG AGATATCAAACCGGACAATCTGTTATTGGATGCACGAGGTCATATAAAACTGTCCGATTTTGGATTATGTACGGGTCTGAAAAAGTCCCATAGAACCGATTTCTACAGAGATCTCAGTCAAGCAAAGCCTTCGGATTTCA TGACATCGTGCGGAAGCGGAAGTGGCGGCGCGATGGATAGCAAAAGAAGAGCAGAGAGCTGGAAAAGAAACAGGAGAGCTTTGGCTTATAGTACAGTAGGAACACCCGATTACATAGCTCCGGaagtatttttacaaacaGGTTACGGACCTGCTTGTGACTGTTGGTCCTTGGGAGTTATCATGTACGAGATGCTCATAG GATATCCTCCATTCTGCAGTGAAAATCCCCAAGAAACTTACCGGAAGGTTATGAATTGGAGGGAAACCTTAGTTTTTCCACCAGAAGTTCCCATTAGCGAGGAAGCTAAAGATACCATAATCAGGTTTTGTTGCGAAGCCGATAGAAGATTAG GTGCGCAAAGAGGTATAGAAGAACTTAAACTAGCCCCTTTCTTCCGTGGCGTCGATTGGGAACATATCAGAGAGAGGCCAGCAGCAATTCCAGTCGAAGTACGTTCTATCGACGATACTTCCAATTTCGACGAATTTCCCGACGTGAAATTAGAGATAC CATCCGCGCCAATGCCTCAAGATGGGGAGGTAATATACAAGGACTGGGTATTCATTAATTACACGTTCAAACGATTCGAAGGTTTGACGCAACGAGGAACGCCAACCAAGAAATAG
- the LOC132911768 gene encoding serine/threonine-protein kinase tricornered isoform X4, whose protein sequence is MVYRDAEETRNERIPGRTSRIVARQRFVDTYTRVSERVLEMAATESTIRFSGHTLDKATKAKVTLENYYSNLIAQHIERKQRLAKLEESLKDESLSEQQKQEKRLQHAQKETEFLRLKRSRLGVEDFEPLKVIGRGAFGEVRLVQKKDTGHVYAMKILRKADMLEKEQVAHVRAERDVLVEADHQWVVKMYYSFQDPINLYLIMEFLPGGDMMTLLMKKDTLSEECTQFYISETALAIDSIHKLGFIHRDIKPDNLLLDARGHIKLSDFGLCTGLKKSHRTDFYRDLSQAKPSDFMTSCGSGSGGAMDSKRRAESWKRNRRALAYSTVGTPDYIAPEVFLQTGYGPACDCWSLGVIMYEMLIGYPPFCSENPQETYRKVMNWRETLVFPPEVPISEEAKDTIIRFCCEADRRLGAQRGIEELKLAPFFRGVDWEHIRERPAAIPVEVRSIDDTSNFDEFPDVKLEIPSAPMPQDGEVIYKDWVFINYTFKRFEGLTQRGTPTKK, encoded by the exons ATGGTGTATCGCGACGCGGAAGAAactcgaaacgaaagaatacCAGGCAGAACATCTCGGATAGTAGCGAGGCAGCGTTTCGTTGATACGTACACGCGCGTTTCCGAGA GGGTGCTGGAGATGGCGGCCACAGAGAGCACGATCCGTTTCAGCGGCCATACATTGGACAAAGCTACAAAGGCCAag GTAACGTTGGAGAATTACTACAGTAATCTGATAGCTCAGCACATCGAGCGAAAGCAAAGGCTGGCGAAATTAGAGGAATCGTTGAAAGACGAAAGTCTGTCGGAACAACAGAAGCAGGAGAAACGGTTGCAGCATGCTCAGAAGGAAACTGAATTTCTTCGTTTGAAACGTTCCCGACTCGGCGTCGAAGATTTCGAGCCTCTCAAAGTTATCGGCAGAGGTGCTTTCGGAGAG GTAAGACTCGTGCAAAAGAAGGATACCGGACACGTATAtgcgatgaaaattttaagaaaagcCGACATGCTGGAAAAAGAGCAAGTGGCGCACGTCAGGGCGGAAAGAGACGTCCTAGTGGAAGCGGATCATCAATGGGtcgtaaaaatgtattatagcTTTCAAGAtcctataaatttgtatttaatcaTGGAGTTTCTTCCAGGCG GTGACATGATGACGTTGCTGATGAAGAAAGATACGCTTTCCGAAGAGTGCacgcaattttatatttcggaGACAGCGTTAGCGATCGACTCTATACATAAACTGGGATTTATTCATAG AGATATCAAACCGGACAATCTGTTATTGGATGCACGAGGTCATATAAAACTGTCCGATTTTGGATTATGTACGGGTCTGAAAAAGTCCCATAGAACCGATTTCTACAGAGATCTCAGTCAAGCAAAGCCTTCGGATTTCA TGACATCGTGCGGAAGCGGAAGTGGCGGCGCGATGGATAGCAAAAGAAGAGCAGAGAGCTGGAAAAGAAACAGGAGAGCTTTGGCTTATAGTACAGTAGGAACACCCGATTACATAGCTCCGGaagtatttttacaaacaGGTTACGGACCTGCTTGTGACTGTTGGTCCTTGGGAGTTATCATGTACGAGATGCTCATAG GATATCCTCCATTCTGCAGTGAAAATCCCCAAGAAACTTACCGGAAGGTTATGAATTGGAGGGAAACCTTAGTTTTTCCACCAGAAGTTCCCATTAGCGAGGAAGCTAAAGATACCATAATCAGGTTTTGTTGCGAAGCCGATAGAAGATTAG GTGCGCAAAGAGGTATAGAAGAACTTAAACTAGCCCCTTTCTTCCGTGGCGTCGATTGGGAACATATCAGAGAGAGGCCAGCAGCAATTCCAGTCGAAGTACGTTCTATCGACGATACTTCCAATTTCGACGAATTTCCCGACGTGAAATTAGAGATAC CATCCGCGCCAATGCCTCAAGATGGGGAGGTAATATACAAGGACTGGGTATTCATTAATTACACGTTCAAACGATTCGAAGGTTTGACGCAACGAGGAACGCCAACCAAGAAATAG
- the LOC132911768 gene encoding serine/threonine-protein kinase tricornered isoform X8, which produces MAATESTIRFSGHTLDKATKAKVTLENYYSNLIAQHIERKQRLAKLEESLKDESLSEQQKQEKRLQHAQKETEFLRLKRSRLGVEDFEPLKVIGRGAFGEVRLVQKKDTGHVYAMKILRKADMLEKEQVAHVRAERDVLVEADHQWVVKMYYSFQDPINLYLIMEFLPGGDMMTLLMKKDTLSEECTQFYISETALAIDSIHKLGFIHRDIKPDNLLLDARGHIKLSDFGLCTGLKKSHRTDFYRDLSQAKPSDFMTSCGSGSGGAMDSKRRAESWKRNRRALAYSTVGTPDYIAPEVFLQTGYGPACDCWSLGVIMYEMLIGYPPFCSENPQETYRKVMNWRETLVFPPEVPISEEAKDTIIRFCCEADRRLGAQRGIEELKLAPFFRGVDWEHIRERPAAIPVEVRSIDDTSNFDEFPDVKLEIPSAPMPQDGEVIYKDWVFINYTFKRFEGLTQRGTPTKK; this is translated from the exons ATGGCGGCCACAGAGAGCACGATCCGTTTCAGCGGCCATACATTGGACAAAGCTACAAAGGCCAag GTAACGTTGGAGAATTACTACAGTAATCTGATAGCTCAGCACATCGAGCGAAAGCAAAGGCTGGCGAAATTAGAGGAATCGTTGAAAGACGAAAGTCTGTCGGAACAACAGAAGCAGGAGAAACGGTTGCAGCATGCTCAGAAGGAAACTGAATTTCTTCGTTTGAAACGTTCCCGACTCGGCGTCGAAGATTTCGAGCCTCTCAAAGTTATCGGCAGAGGTGCTTTCGGAGAG GTAAGACTCGTGCAAAAGAAGGATACCGGACACGTATAtgcgatgaaaattttaagaaaagcCGACATGCTGGAAAAAGAGCAAGTGGCGCACGTCAGGGCGGAAAGAGACGTCCTAGTGGAAGCGGATCATCAATGGGtcgtaaaaatgtattatagcTTTCAAGAtcctataaatttgtatttaatcaTGGAGTTTCTTCCAGGCG GTGACATGATGACGTTGCTGATGAAGAAAGATACGCTTTCCGAAGAGTGCacgcaattttatatttcggaGACAGCGTTAGCGATCGACTCTATACATAAACTGGGATTTATTCATAG AGATATCAAACCGGACAATCTGTTATTGGATGCACGAGGTCATATAAAACTGTCCGATTTTGGATTATGTACGGGTCTGAAAAAGTCCCATAGAACCGATTTCTACAGAGATCTCAGTCAAGCAAAGCCTTCGGATTTCA TGACATCGTGCGGAAGCGGAAGTGGCGGCGCGATGGATAGCAAAAGAAGAGCAGAGAGCTGGAAAAGAAACAGGAGAGCTTTGGCTTATAGTACAGTAGGAACACCCGATTACATAGCTCCGGaagtatttttacaaacaGGTTACGGACCTGCTTGTGACTGTTGGTCCTTGGGAGTTATCATGTACGAGATGCTCATAG GATATCCTCCATTCTGCAGTGAAAATCCCCAAGAAACTTACCGGAAGGTTATGAATTGGAGGGAAACCTTAGTTTTTCCACCAGAAGTTCCCATTAGCGAGGAAGCTAAAGATACCATAATCAGGTTTTGTTGCGAAGCCGATAGAAGATTAG GTGCGCAAAGAGGTATAGAAGAACTTAAACTAGCCCCTTTCTTCCGTGGCGTCGATTGGGAACATATCAGAGAGAGGCCAGCAGCAATTCCAGTCGAAGTACGTTCTATCGACGATACTTCCAATTTCGACGAATTTCCCGACGTGAAATTAGAGATAC CATCCGCGCCAATGCCTCAAGATGGGGAGGTAATATACAAGGACTGGGTATTCATTAATTACACGTTCAAACGATTCGAAGGTTTGACGCAACGAGGAACGCCAACCAAGAAATAG
- the LOC132911768 gene encoding serine/threonine-protein kinase tricornered isoform X3 has protein sequence MCEEATEVETHHQQTAATTMGVAEDETPSSLTSHPNPNVNNSNQEGVLEMAATESTIRFSGHTLDKATKAKVTLENYYSNLIAQHIERKQRLAKLEESLKDESLSEQQKQEKRLQHAQKETEFLRLKRSRLGVEDFEPLKVIGRGAFGEVRLVQKKDTGHVYAMKILRKADMLEKEQVAHVRAERDVLVEADHQWVVKMYYSFQDPINLYLIMEFLPGGDMMTLLMKKDTLSEECTQFYISETALAIDSIHKLGFIHRDIKPDNLLLDARGHIKLSDFGLCTGLKKSHRTDFYRDLSQAKPSDFMTSCGSGSGGAMDSKRRAESWKRNRRALAYSTVGTPDYIAPEVFLQTGYGPACDCWSLGVIMYEMLIGYPPFCSENPQETYRKVMNWRETLVFPPEVPISEEAKDTIIRFCCEADRRLGAQRGIEELKLAPFFRGVDWEHIRERPAAIPVEVRSIDDTSNFDEFPDVKLEIPSAPMPQDGEVIYKDWVFINYTFKRFEGLTQRGTPTKK, from the exons GGGTGCTGGAGATGGCGGCCACAGAGAGCACGATCCGTTTCAGCGGCCATACATTGGACAAAGCTACAAAGGCCAag GTAACGTTGGAGAATTACTACAGTAATCTGATAGCTCAGCACATCGAGCGAAAGCAAAGGCTGGCGAAATTAGAGGAATCGTTGAAAGACGAAAGTCTGTCGGAACAACAGAAGCAGGAGAAACGGTTGCAGCATGCTCAGAAGGAAACTGAATTTCTTCGTTTGAAACGTTCCCGACTCGGCGTCGAAGATTTCGAGCCTCTCAAAGTTATCGGCAGAGGTGCTTTCGGAGAG GTAAGACTCGTGCAAAAGAAGGATACCGGACACGTATAtgcgatgaaaattttaagaaaagcCGACATGCTGGAAAAAGAGCAAGTGGCGCACGTCAGGGCGGAAAGAGACGTCCTAGTGGAAGCGGATCATCAATGGGtcgtaaaaatgtattatagcTTTCAAGAtcctataaatttgtatttaatcaTGGAGTTTCTTCCAGGCG GTGACATGATGACGTTGCTGATGAAGAAAGATACGCTTTCCGAAGAGTGCacgcaattttatatttcggaGACAGCGTTAGCGATCGACTCTATACATAAACTGGGATTTATTCATAG AGATATCAAACCGGACAATCTGTTATTGGATGCACGAGGTCATATAAAACTGTCCGATTTTGGATTATGTACGGGTCTGAAAAAGTCCCATAGAACCGATTTCTACAGAGATCTCAGTCAAGCAAAGCCTTCGGATTTCA TGACATCGTGCGGAAGCGGAAGTGGCGGCGCGATGGATAGCAAAAGAAGAGCAGAGAGCTGGAAAAGAAACAGGAGAGCTTTGGCTTATAGTACAGTAGGAACACCCGATTACATAGCTCCGGaagtatttttacaaacaGGTTACGGACCTGCTTGTGACTGTTGGTCCTTGGGAGTTATCATGTACGAGATGCTCATAG GATATCCTCCATTCTGCAGTGAAAATCCCCAAGAAACTTACCGGAAGGTTATGAATTGGAGGGAAACCTTAGTTTTTCCACCAGAAGTTCCCATTAGCGAGGAAGCTAAAGATACCATAATCAGGTTTTGTTGCGAAGCCGATAGAAGATTAG GTGCGCAAAGAGGTATAGAAGAACTTAAACTAGCCCCTTTCTTCCGTGGCGTCGATTGGGAACATATCAGAGAGAGGCCAGCAGCAATTCCAGTCGAAGTACGTTCTATCGACGATACTTCCAATTTCGACGAATTTCCCGACGTGAAATTAGAGATAC CATCCGCGCCAATGCCTCAAGATGGGGAGGTAATATACAAGGACTGGGTATTCATTAATTACACGTTCAAACGATTCGAAGGTTTGACGCAACGAGGAACGCCAACCAAGAAATAG
- the LOC132911768 gene encoding serine/threonine-protein kinase tricornered isoform X6: MGVAEDETPSSLTSHPNPNVNNSNQEGVLEMAATESTIRFSGHTLDKATKAKVTLENYYSNLIAQHIERKQRLAKLEESLKDESLSEQQKQEKRLQHAQKETEFLRLKRSRLGVEDFEPLKVIGRGAFGEVRLVQKKDTGHVYAMKILRKADMLEKEQVAHVRAERDVLVEADHQWVVKMYYSFQDPINLYLIMEFLPGGDMMTLLMKKDTLSEECTQFYISETALAIDSIHKLGFIHRDIKPDNLLLDARGHIKLSDFGLCTGLKKSHRTDFYRDLSQAKPSDFMTSCGSGSGGAMDSKRRAESWKRNRRALAYSTVGTPDYIAPEVFLQTGYGPACDCWSLGVIMYEMLIGYPPFCSENPQETYRKVMNWRETLVFPPEVPISEEAKDTIIRFCCEADRRLGAQRGIEELKLAPFFRGVDWEHIRERPAAIPVEVRSIDDTSNFDEFPDVKLEIPSAPMPQDGEVIYKDWVFINYTFKRFEGLTQRGTPTKK, from the exons GGGTGCTGGAGATGGCGGCCACAGAGAGCACGATCCGTTTCAGCGGCCATACATTGGACAAAGCTACAAAGGCCAag GTAACGTTGGAGAATTACTACAGTAATCTGATAGCTCAGCACATCGAGCGAAAGCAAAGGCTGGCGAAATTAGAGGAATCGTTGAAAGACGAAAGTCTGTCGGAACAACAGAAGCAGGAGAAACGGTTGCAGCATGCTCAGAAGGAAACTGAATTTCTTCGTTTGAAACGTTCCCGACTCGGCGTCGAAGATTTCGAGCCTCTCAAAGTTATCGGCAGAGGTGCTTTCGGAGAG GTAAGACTCGTGCAAAAGAAGGATACCGGACACGTATAtgcgatgaaaattttaagaaaagcCGACATGCTGGAAAAAGAGCAAGTGGCGCACGTCAGGGCGGAAAGAGACGTCCTAGTGGAAGCGGATCATCAATGGGtcgtaaaaatgtattatagcTTTCAAGAtcctataaatttgtatttaatcaTGGAGTTTCTTCCAGGCG GTGACATGATGACGTTGCTGATGAAGAAAGATACGCTTTCCGAAGAGTGCacgcaattttatatttcggaGACAGCGTTAGCGATCGACTCTATACATAAACTGGGATTTATTCATAG AGATATCAAACCGGACAATCTGTTATTGGATGCACGAGGTCATATAAAACTGTCCGATTTTGGATTATGTACGGGTCTGAAAAAGTCCCATAGAACCGATTTCTACAGAGATCTCAGTCAAGCAAAGCCTTCGGATTTCA TGACATCGTGCGGAAGCGGAAGTGGCGGCGCGATGGATAGCAAAAGAAGAGCAGAGAGCTGGAAAAGAAACAGGAGAGCTTTGGCTTATAGTACAGTAGGAACACCCGATTACATAGCTCCGGaagtatttttacaaacaGGTTACGGACCTGCTTGTGACTGTTGGTCCTTGGGAGTTATCATGTACGAGATGCTCATAG GATATCCTCCATTCTGCAGTGAAAATCCCCAAGAAACTTACCGGAAGGTTATGAATTGGAGGGAAACCTTAGTTTTTCCACCAGAAGTTCCCATTAGCGAGGAAGCTAAAGATACCATAATCAGGTTTTGTTGCGAAGCCGATAGAAGATTAG GTGCGCAAAGAGGTATAGAAGAACTTAAACTAGCCCCTTTCTTCCGTGGCGTCGATTGGGAACATATCAGAGAGAGGCCAGCAGCAATTCCAGTCGAAGTACGTTCTATCGACGATACTTCCAATTTCGACGAATTTCCCGACGTGAAATTAGAGATAC CATCCGCGCCAATGCCTCAAGATGGGGAGGTAATATACAAGGACTGGGTATTCATTAATTACACGTTCAAACGATTCGAAGGTTTGACGCAACGAGGAACGCCAACCAAGAAATAG
- the LOC132911768 gene encoding serine/threonine-protein kinase tricornered isoform X7 has product METKRWSLDGGVLEMAATESTIRFSGHTLDKATKAKVTLENYYSNLIAQHIERKQRLAKLEESLKDESLSEQQKQEKRLQHAQKETEFLRLKRSRLGVEDFEPLKVIGRGAFGEVRLVQKKDTGHVYAMKILRKADMLEKEQVAHVRAERDVLVEADHQWVVKMYYSFQDPINLYLIMEFLPGGDMMTLLMKKDTLSEECTQFYISETALAIDSIHKLGFIHRDIKPDNLLLDARGHIKLSDFGLCTGLKKSHRTDFYRDLSQAKPSDFMTSCGSGSGGAMDSKRRAESWKRNRRALAYSTVGTPDYIAPEVFLQTGYGPACDCWSLGVIMYEMLIGYPPFCSENPQETYRKVMNWRETLVFPPEVPISEEAKDTIIRFCCEADRRLGAQRGIEELKLAPFFRGVDWEHIRERPAAIPVEVRSIDDTSNFDEFPDVKLEIPSAPMPQDGEVIYKDWVFINYTFKRFEGLTQRGTPTKK; this is encoded by the exons ATGGAAACGAAACGTTGGTCGCTAGACGGAG GGGTGCTGGAGATGGCGGCCACAGAGAGCACGATCCGTTTCAGCGGCCATACATTGGACAAAGCTACAAAGGCCAag GTAACGTTGGAGAATTACTACAGTAATCTGATAGCTCAGCACATCGAGCGAAAGCAAAGGCTGGCGAAATTAGAGGAATCGTTGAAAGACGAAAGTCTGTCGGAACAACAGAAGCAGGAGAAACGGTTGCAGCATGCTCAGAAGGAAACTGAATTTCTTCGTTTGAAACGTTCCCGACTCGGCGTCGAAGATTTCGAGCCTCTCAAAGTTATCGGCAGAGGTGCTTTCGGAGAG GTAAGACTCGTGCAAAAGAAGGATACCGGACACGTATAtgcgatgaaaattttaagaaaagcCGACATGCTGGAAAAAGAGCAAGTGGCGCACGTCAGGGCGGAAAGAGACGTCCTAGTGGAAGCGGATCATCAATGGGtcgtaaaaatgtattatagcTTTCAAGAtcctataaatttgtatttaatcaTGGAGTTTCTTCCAGGCG GTGACATGATGACGTTGCTGATGAAGAAAGATACGCTTTCCGAAGAGTGCacgcaattttatatttcggaGACAGCGTTAGCGATCGACTCTATACATAAACTGGGATTTATTCATAG AGATATCAAACCGGACAATCTGTTATTGGATGCACGAGGTCATATAAAACTGTCCGATTTTGGATTATGTACGGGTCTGAAAAAGTCCCATAGAACCGATTTCTACAGAGATCTCAGTCAAGCAAAGCCTTCGGATTTCA TGACATCGTGCGGAAGCGGAAGTGGCGGCGCGATGGATAGCAAAAGAAGAGCAGAGAGCTGGAAAAGAAACAGGAGAGCTTTGGCTTATAGTACAGTAGGAACACCCGATTACATAGCTCCGGaagtatttttacaaacaGGTTACGGACCTGCTTGTGACTGTTGGTCCTTGGGAGTTATCATGTACGAGATGCTCATAG GATATCCTCCATTCTGCAGTGAAAATCCCCAAGAAACTTACCGGAAGGTTATGAATTGGAGGGAAACCTTAGTTTTTCCACCAGAAGTTCCCATTAGCGAGGAAGCTAAAGATACCATAATCAGGTTTTGTTGCGAAGCCGATAGAAGATTAG GTGCGCAAAGAGGTATAGAAGAACTTAAACTAGCCCCTTTCTTCCGTGGCGTCGATTGGGAACATATCAGAGAGAGGCCAGCAGCAATTCCAGTCGAAGTACGTTCTATCGACGATACTTCCAATTTCGACGAATTTCCCGACGTGAAATTAGAGATAC CATCCGCGCCAATGCCTCAAGATGGGGAGGTAATATACAAGGACTGGGTATTCATTAATTACACGTTCAAACGATTCGAAGGTTTGACGCAACGAGGAACGCCAACCAAGAAATAG